In Lachnospiraceae bacterium, one DNA window encodes the following:
- a CDS encoding oligosaccharide repeat unit polymerase, protein MIVYLICYGISFILAWQHLYVLSGLVLVGAAIWLYIRDYIRTGNLIHLRGLFCLFFIGGQGVSCFKLSYLQTDWLLITWVSFFVAVMAFWWVFEVLTRMYDGWSASDMGSVYKYYSSADSPLQANRILISMTVITLVSVSAFAFEAWRLDFVPMFSYGVPHAYSYFHIKGVHYFTVSCVLVPSLSVVYSLMIARRGRGLIRYKGFWLAVVCDIMAVMIPLLCVSRFQLILAVGMAVFTYISMTGSFSLIYVGVLLVALIPAYVALTVLRSHSVEYLNGIFEMKNSHMPIFITQPYMYIANNYDNFNCMAAELKHFSFGLKGLFPLWALTGLKFIFPSLADFPLFVTKEELTTVTLFYDAFYDFGVVGMIFFGGLLGGCCYLLGRFRRKLTCPAGHVIYAQIAMYMMLSFFTTWFSNPTTWFYLIISGIVYVYVNS, encoded by the coding sequence ATGATAGTTTATCTTATTTGTTATGGAATCAGTTTTATTCTGGCCTGGCAGCACTTATATGTGCTGTCCGGCCTTGTTTTAGTTGGAGCAGCTATATGGCTGTATATCAGAGATTATATCCGGACAGGAAACCTGATCCACCTTCGGGGGCTGTTCTGCCTGTTTTTTATAGGAGGACAGGGAGTCTCCTGCTTTAAGCTTTCCTATCTCCAGACAGACTGGCTTCTTATTACCTGGGTCAGTTTTTTTGTGGCAGTTATGGCCTTCTGGTGGGTATTTGAGGTGCTGACCAGGATGTATGATGGCTGGAGTGCTTCGGATATGGGATCTGTATACAAATATTACTCATCTGCAGACTCACCTTTGCAGGCAAACCGCATTCTGATCTCCATGACTGTGATCACCCTGGTATCTGTATCAGCTTTTGCTTTTGAGGCATGGAGACTGGATTTTGTGCCAATGTTTTCCTATGGTGTACCACACGCTTATTCCTATTTTCACATTAAAGGAGTCCATTATTTTACTGTATCCTGCGTACTGGTTCCAAGCCTTTCTGTGGTATACAGTCTGATGATAGCAAGAAGAGGAAGGGGACTGATACGGTATAAAGGCTTCTGGCTGGCAGTGGTCTGCGATATTATGGCAGTGATGATCCCGCTTTTATGCGTTTCCCGTTTCCAGTTGATACTGGCAGTGGGGATGGCTGTATTTACCTACATTTCCATGACAGGAAGCTTCAGCCTGATCTATGTGGGCGTGCTCCTTGTGGCACTGATCCCGGCTTATGTGGCACTGACAGTGCTGCGCAGCCATAGCGTAGAATACTTAAACGGCATTTTTGAGATGAAAAACAGCCATATGCCAATCTTTATAACCCAGCCATATATGTATATTGCAAATAATTACGATAACTTTAACTGTATGGCGGCGGAGTTAAAACATTTTTCCTTTGGACTTAAGGGCCTGTTCCCATTATGGGCGCTGACCGGACTTAAGTTTATTTTCCCGTCACTGGCAGATTTTCCTCTGTTTGTAACAAAAGAGGAGCTGACTACAGTAACATTGTTTTACGATGCTTTTTATGATTTTGGTGTTGTGGGAATGATATTTTTCGGCGGTCTTTTAGGAGGCTGCTGTTATCTGCTGGGCCGTTTCAGGAGAAAACTCACCTGTCCTGCAGGTCATGTGATCTACGCCCAGATCGCTATGTATATGATGCTGTCTTTCTTTACCACCTGGTTTTCCAATCCTACCACCTGGTTTTACCTGATCATTTCCGGGATCGTGTATGTGTATGTGAATTCATAA
- a CDS encoding glycosyltransferase has translation MKTLQMIHYFNFVIATVFVVFYFYQIGYLLLGLFMKHRKGSTGPHKLHRYAAVISARNEANVIGGLIASLKAQNYPCELLDIYVIADNCTDDTAQVAAQAGAKVYRRYNHQQVGKGYALDYLFKCLSASGKDIYDGYFVFDADNYVDPNFVKEMNATFDSGHFAALTSYRNSKNFGANWISAGYGLWFLREARFLNFPRMLLGTNCAISGTGFLVSGEVIRENGGWPFHLLTEDIEFSVNCAIEGKVIGYCDKAVIYDEQPVKFGQSWTQRLRWSKGFYQVDWHYSWGLIKGLFQGGRKSFSCYDIFMTVAPGMFFTLAAILINLGMAFSYITEPGYIARLIAAENISFLTRTIVMFYLSLLVYGIITMISEWKQVNLSAFKKILYTFTFPVFMFTYIPISAVALIKKVEWKPICHGNTSGELITSKRN, from the coding sequence ATGAAAACGCTTCAGATGATCCATTATTTTAATTTTGTGATCGCAACGGTATTTGTAGTATTTTATTTTTACCAGATTGGCTATCTACTCCTTGGTCTTTTCATGAAGCACCGTAAAGGCAGTACCGGCCCTCATAAGCTCCACCGCTATGCAGCTGTCATTTCTGCAAGAAATGAGGCAAATGTTATTGGCGGACTGATCGCCAGCCTAAAAGCACAGAACTACCCTTGCGAGCTCCTTGATATTTATGTGATCGCAGACAACTGTACTGATGATACCGCCCAGGTAGCTGCACAGGCAGGTGCAAAAGTCTACCGCCGCTACAACCATCAGCAGGTAGGAAAAGGCTATGCTCTTGATTATCTGTTTAAATGTCTTTCTGCTTCCGGCAAAGATATATATGATGGTTACTTCGTATTTGATGCAGATAATTATGTGGATCCTAACTTTGTAAAAGAGATGAATGCTACTTTTGACAGCGGACATTTTGCAGCCCTTACAAGCTACCGCAACTCAAAAAACTTTGGTGCAAACTGGATTTCCGCAGGTTATGGCTTATGGTTCTTGCGCGAAGCACGCTTCTTAAACTTCCCAAGAATGCTTCTGGGAACCAACTGTGCGATCTCCGGAACCGGCTTTTTAGTTTCCGGTGAAGTGATACGTGAAAACGGTGGCTGGCCATTCCATCTGCTTACAGAAGATATCGAATTTTCTGTAAACTGTGCCATTGAAGGCAAGGTCATCGGTTACTGTGACAAAGCTGTTATCTATGATGAACAGCCAGTAAAGTTCGGACAGTCCTGGACCCAGAGACTGCGCTGGTCCAAAGGCTTTTATCAGGTAGACTGGCATTACAGCTGGGGACTGATCAAGGGACTGTTCCAGGGCGGAAGGAAATCTTTCTCCTGCTATGATATTTTCATGACTGTTGCTCCTGGCATGTTCTTTACTCTTGCCGCTATCCTGATCAATCTGGGAATGGCATTTTCCTATATAACCGAACCTGGATACATAGCAAGGCTGATCGCAGCTGAGAATATCTCCTTCCTTACAAGAACGATCGTTATGTTCTACTTAAGCCTTTTAGTTTACGGTATCATTACCATGATCAGCGAATGGAAACAGGTGAATCTTTCTGCTTTTAAGAAAATCCTGTATACATTTACATTCCCGGTCTTTATGTTCACCTACATTCCGATTTCTGCCGTTGCACTGATAAAGAAAGTAGAATGGAAACCTATCTGCCACGGAAATACTTCCGGAGAGCTGATCACTTCTAAAAGAAATTAA
- the ptsP gene encoding phosphoenolpyruvate--protein phosphotransferase codes for MFKGTSASAGIGIGKAVIVEEAELVITRNEVADAEGEIQRFRGALEKTIAATQKMADDLASRVGEKEAEIMQGHMMLLSDPMLTGEIESSIRNDKVNSEFAIENVCNMYADMFASMGDELMQQRATDMRDIKVRMQRTLMGLESVDVSLLPKGSILVAKDLTPSMTAGINPENVSGIVTELGGKTSHSAILARALEIPAVVAVNGLMDAVKDGDKVVLDGSTGEVFVDPEASVEKEYEEKRKQFLKDKKELEKYIGQPSVTKDGVQVEIVANIGKPEDVDKVLQYDGEGVGLFRTEFLFMDRTAMPTEEEQFEAYKKVAIALNGKPVIIRTLDIGGDKEIPYMGLEKDENPFLGYRAIRLCLDRKEDIYKPQLRALLRASAYGNIRIMIPLVTCIDELREAKALIEEIKAELDEKNIAYKKDIQVGIMVETAAASLIADIFAKEADFFSIGTNDLTQYTMSVDRGNKKVSYLYSTFNPAVLRSIRHIIACGREAGIMVGMCGEAASDPMMIPLLLAFGLNEFSMSASAILRARKMVTEYSVEELQAVADKAMSFATTAEVEDYMRKFVEKITG; via the coding sequence ATGTTTAAGGGAACAAGCGCTTCTGCCGGTATCGGCATTGGCAAAGCTGTGATCGTTGAAGAAGCAGAATTAGTGATCACAAGAAATGAGGTAGCAGATGCAGAGGGGGAGATCCAGCGCTTTAGGGGGGCTCTGGAAAAGACCATTGCAGCTACACAGAAGATGGCTGACGATCTGGCTTCCCGCGTGGGAGAGAAGGAAGCAGAGATCATGCAGGGACATATGATGCTTTTATCAGATCCCATGCTTACAGGGGAAATTGAAAGCAGCATAAGAAATGACAAGGTAAACAGCGAATTTGCCATTGAAAATGTATGCAATATGTATGCAGATATGTTCGCATCCATGGGAGATGAGCTGATGCAGCAGCGTGCCACAGATATGAGGGATATTAAGGTACGTATGCAGCGTACATTAATGGGTCTGGAGTCTGTAGATGTATCTTTACTGCCAAAAGGAAGCATACTGGTAGCAAAGGATCTGACACCTTCTATGACAGCAGGTATTAATCCGGAAAATGTTTCCGGTATCGTAACAGAGCTGGGAGGAAAAACCTCACACAGTGCTATTTTGGCAAGAGCGCTGGAGATCCCGGCAGTAGTTGCAGTAAATGGCCTGATGGATGCAGTAAAAGATGGAGATAAAGTAGTCCTTGACGGAAGCACAGGAGAAGTATTTGTAGATCCGGAAGCTTCTGTAGAAAAAGAATACGAAGAAAAGAGAAAGCAGTTTTTAAAAGATAAAAAAGAACTGGAAAAATACATTGGACAGCCTTCCGTTACGAAAGACGGCGTACAGGTAGAGATCGTTGCTAATATCGGGAAGCCGGAAGATGTAGACAAGGTTTTACAGTATGATGGAGAGGGCGTTGGTCTGTTCCGTACAGAGTTTCTGTTTATGGACCGTACTGCTATGCCTACAGAGGAAGAGCAATTTGAAGCGTACAAGAAAGTTGCTATTGCATTAAACGGTAAGCCGGTGATCATCCGTACACTGGATATCGGCGGTGACAAAGAGATCCCTTATATGGGACTGGAAAAGGACGAAAATCCATTTTTAGGTTATCGTGCCATCCGTCTGTGCCTGGACAGAAAAGAGGATATTTATAAGCCGCAGCTGAGGGCACTTTTAAGAGCCAGCGCATATGGCAATATCCGTATTATGATCCCTCTTGTAACCTGTATTGATGAGTTAAGAGAGGCAAAAGCACTGATTGAAGAGATCAAGGCTGAGTTGGATGAAAAGAACATTGCATACAAGAAAGACATCCAGGTTGGTATCATGGTAGAGACAGCAGCCGCTTCCCTGATCGCAGATATTTTTGCAAAAGAGGCAGATTTCTTCAGTATCGGTACCAATGACCTGACACAGTATACCATGTCAGTTGACAGAGGAAACAAGAAGGTTTCTTATCTGTATTCTACTTTTAACCCGGCAGTATTAAGAAGTATCCGCCATATTATTGCATGTGGACGTGAAGCCGGCATTATGGTAGGTATGTGTGGGGAAGCAGCCAGTGATCCAATGATGATCCCGCTGCTGCTTGCTTTTGGTTTAAATGAATTTAGCATGAGCGCATCCGCCATCTTGCGCGCAAGAAAGATGGTAACAGAATACAGTGTAGAAGAACTTCAGGCAGTAGCTGATAAAGCTATGAGCTTTGCTACAACTGCAGAAGTAGAAGACTACATGAGAAAGTTTGTGGAGAAGATTACAGGTTAA
- a CDS encoding ABC transporter permease encodes MTGLLLLKEHLKEFYNKYSYWIRFVVRLLLVLCTVLSMNANIGYMTKLKNPAVVLLLCVFGALLPDSASVFLMGCVMVAHVYAVSMEMALITLMMILVVAVLYYGFKPGDSWLMVLTPLAFLFKVPYAVAFLVGLGGSLISVIPVSCGVFLYYLLMYIRQNAGVLTGEGNVDIVQRYSQIIRSVCFNQTMMIMIAACAVGIIVVYLIHRLSVDYAWVIAIVVGTVAQLLVIFVGDFVFGVSVSAGTLIFGLLVSVVLAMIYNFFFFSVDYTCTEYVQFEDDDYYYYVKAVPKMTVSSTDVKVQRISTRKRSTKVKEHK; translated from the coding sequence ATGACAGGTCTTTTGCTGTTAAAAGAGCACCTGAAAGAATTTTATAATAAATACAGTTATTGGATACGCTTTGTGGTCCGGCTGCTGCTTGTCCTGTGTACTGTTTTAAGTATGAATGCCAATATCGGTTACATGACAAAATTAAAAAATCCAGCGGTTGTGCTGTTGCTCTGTGTTTTTGGTGCACTGCTCCCGGATAGTGCCAGCGTGTTTTTAATGGGATGTGTGATGGTGGCGCATGTGTATGCAGTATCCATGGAAATGGCACTGATCACATTGATGATGATACTGGTAGTAGCAGTGCTGTATTACGGCTTCAAGCCGGGAGACAGCTGGCTTATGGTACTTACGCCCCTTGCGTTCTTGTTTAAAGTGCCGTATGCAGTGGCATTTTTAGTGGGTCTGGGAGGCAGCCTGATATCTGTGATACCAGTGAGCTGCGGCGTTTTTCTCTACTATCTTCTGATGTATATACGCCAGAATGCAGGTGTCCTTACAGGAGAAGGAAATGTGGATATCGTCCAGCGTTACAGCCAGATCATCCGGTCTGTATGCTTTAACCAGACTATGATGATAATGATCGCTGCCTGTGCAGTTGGCATTATAGTGGTATATCTGATCCACAGACTTTCTGTGGACTATGCCTGGGTTATAGCTATTGTGGTAGGAACAGTAGCCCAGCTGCTGGTTATTTTTGTAGGTGATTTTGTATTTGGTGTGTCTGTATCGGCCGGAACACTGATCTTTGGCCTGCTCGTGTCTGTGGTGCTGGCTATGATCTACAATTTCTTTTTCTTTTCTGTAGATTATACCTGTACAGAATATGTGCAGTTTGAAGATGATGATTATTATTACTATGTAAAAGCAGTTCCCAAGATGACCGTGAGCAGTACGGACGTAAAAGTACAGCGTATCAGCACAAGAAAGCGAAGTACAAAAGTGAAAGAACATAAGTAA
- the cdaA gene encoding diadenylate cyclase CdaA has protein sequence MMKASSWLTLLPRISLRNIFEIAIISFLVYEILFWIKNTRAWTLLKGLLVILVFSIMAVLLRLDTIVWILKNITAIAVTAFLVVFQPELRKALEQLGSQNLLSGILAQDDGKISQEFNDRTVNELVRATFEMAKVKTGALMVIERGTSLKEIERTGIEISGLVTSQLLINIFEHNTPLHDGAVVIRGNRVAAATCYLPLSDNMSINKALGTRHRAAVGVSETTDSLTIVVSEETGRVSVAEGGMLRSVPTAEALRDILSGLMKEEPVSSNRFKIWKGRLINGKKADK, from the coding sequence ATGATGAAAGCCTCATCCTGGCTGACATTGCTGCCGCGGATCTCCCTCCGGAATATCTTTGAGATTGCGATCATCTCGTTTCTGGTATATGAGATTCTTTTCTGGATAAAAAATACAAGGGCATGGACATTGTTAAAAGGACTTTTAGTCATATTGGTATTTTCCATTATGGCTGTTCTTTTGCGTCTGGATACGATTGTCTGGATCCTTAAAAATATTACTGCTATTGCTGTAACGGCGTTTCTGGTCGTTTTCCAGCCTGAACTTAGGAAAGCCCTGGAACAGCTGGGAAGCCAGAATCTGTTATCCGGTATTCTGGCCCAGGATGACGGCAAGATCAGTCAGGAATTTAATGACCGTACTGTGAACGAACTGGTGCGTGCCACTTTTGAGATGGCAAAGGTAAAGACAGGCGCTTTAATGGTCATTGAAAGAGGAACTTCTTTAAAGGAAATCGAAAGGACCGGTATTGAGATCAGCGGTCTGGTCACAAGCCAGCTTCTTATCAACATTTTTGAACATAATACACCGCTTCACGACGGGGCAGTAGTGATCCGGGGAAACAGGGTGGCAGCTGCTACCTGTTATCTTCCTCTTTCTGACAATATGTCTATTAACAAGGCATTGGGAACCAGGCATCGTGCAGCGGTAGGTGTCAGTGAAACAACAGACAGTCTTACTATTGTTGTTTCTGAGGAAACAGGACGGGTATCTGTTGCAGAAGGCGGAATGCTTCGCAGTGTTCCAACTGCAGAGGCACTTCGGGATATTCTTTCCGGACTGATGAAAGAAGAGCCGGTTTCTTCCAACCGGTTTAAGATATGGAAGGGAAGGTTGATCAATGGGAAAAAAGCTGACAAATAA
- a CDS encoding HPr family phosphocarrier protein yields the protein MVSGKTVIKNPSGLHLRPAGILCKEALLYKSKVSFKVRNVTANAKSVLSVLGACVKCGEEIEFNCTGPDEEKALAAMIKIVEDGLGE from the coding sequence ATGGTAAGTGGAAAAACTGTGATCAAAAATCCATCTGGTCTTCATTTAAGGCCTGCAGGCATCCTTTGCAAAGAGGCTCTGCTGTATAAATCAAAGGTTTCTTTTAAAGTCCGCAATGTAACGGCAAATGCGAAAAGTGTGCTTAGCGTCCTTGGCGCCTGTGTAAAATGCGGAGAAGAGATTGAATTTAATTGCACTGGTCCTGATGAGGAAAAGGCACTGGCAGCAATGATCAAAATCGTAGAGGATGGATTAGGGGAATAG
- a CDS encoding CdaR family protein, with amino-acid sequence MGKKLTNNLKLKILSVFLAFFVWLAVTNISNPDVTATKEVPLEVLNEDVLSANGKTYELLDNRSTVTVAYKVRTLDAGSISASDFRAYIDLADMYEPTGAVPVKVDIKNSKVDAVTAKPMVIRVTTEDVQQKKFELTAYTEGETESGYREGTVNIVPTSIYVSGPESQVGRISTVGITIRLDGANSDLSGTAQIQCFDANRNKITLDDQVSLSRSEADYTLSILKVKTLGLNFETEGRVADGYRFTGIESNVNSVDVVGLKSDLAEINAINIPKSELNMDGASEDKEVIIDLDKYLPENVELADSNSKIHVTLKVEPLETRTIELKTSKIRQVGASSHYSYQYDRDAIRLNIKGLKEDLDQLTEDSLEAEVDVSDMGPGTHPGTVTFELGAAYELVSQDDLQIIVHDREPGEITAAASEETESSRGETTAAESSSAASNYTTAAGKAVK; translated from the coding sequence ATGGGAAAAAAGCTGACAAATAACTTAAAATTGAAGATACTTTCCGTTTTCCTTGCTTTTTTTGTCTGGCTGGCAGTGACCAACATTTCCAACCCGGATGTGACGGCCACCAAAGAGGTGCCTTTAGAGGTGCTGAATGAAGATGTACTTTCCGCAAACGGAAAAACGTATGAATTGCTCGATAACCGCAGCACTGTGACGGTAGCATATAAGGTACGCACACTGGATGCAGGAAGTATTTCTGCTTCTGATTTCAGGGCTTATATTGATCTGGCAGATATGTATGAGCCTACGGGAGCAGTGCCGGTGAAGGTAGATATAAAGAACAGTAAAGTGGATGCGGTAACTGCAAAACCGATGGTGATCCGCGTGACTACGGAAGATGTGCAGCAGAAAAAGTTTGAGCTGACCGCATATACAGAAGGAGAAACAGAGTCCGGATACAGGGAAGGAACAGTGAATATCGTACCTACCAGCATATATGTAAGCGGACCGGAATCCCAGGTGGGACGGATCAGTACAGTGGGTATTACCATCCGTCTGGACGGGGCAAATTCCGATCTTTCAGGTACAGCCCAGATCCAGTGCTTTGATGCAAATAGAAATAAGATCACTCTGGATGACCAGGTGAGCTTAAGCCGGTCAGAGGCAGACTACACTCTTTCTATCCTGAAAGTAAAGACATTGGGACTGAATTTTGAGACAGAGGGAAGAGTGGCAGACGGATACCGCTTTACAGGTATTGAGAGCAATGTAAACTCTGTTGATGTAGTAGGACTTAAGTCTGATCTGGCAGAGATAAATGCTATTAATATCCCTAAGTCAGAGTTAAATATGGACGGTGCTTCAGAGGATAAAGAAGTGATCATTGACTTGGATAAATATCTTCCGGAAAATGTGGAACTGGCTGATTCCAACAGCAAGATCCATGTAACCTTAAAAGTAGAACCTTTAGAGACCCGTACCATTGAATTAAAGACAAGTAAGATCCGTCAGGTAGGTGCATCCAGCCACTACAGCTATCAGTATGACAGAGATGCGATACGTTTAAATATTAAAGGTTTAAAAGAAGATTTAGACCAGCTGACGGAGGATTCGTTAGAGGCAGAGGTTGATGTAAGCGATATGGGTCCTGGAACCCATCCGGGAACTGTAACCTTTGAACTGGGAGCAGCGTACGAGCTGGTAAGCCAGGATGACCTTCAGATCATCGTTCATGACAGAGAACCAGGGGAAATAACGGCGGCTGCATCAGAAGAGACAGAGAGCAGCAGAGGGGAAACAACAGCTGCTGAAAGCAGCTCTGCTGCATCAAATTATACAACGGCGGCTGGGAAAGCCGTTAAGTAA